The Vibrio sp. SNU_ST1 genome has a segment encoding these proteins:
- a CDS encoding TetR/AcrR family transcriptional regulator has product MAPRSTTKDKILDVAEGLFAEHGFNDTSLRTITSKANVNLASVNYHFGDKKTLVRAVLNRYLEAFMPALQDALVNLNLNETYSMSDVFESLRQPLRALNDVRPNGTSRFMLLIGRGYTDVQGHLRWFITTRYSEVLTLFTNSVMKANPNLTQEQLFWRLHFTLGTCVFTMASSQALIEIAENDYDRKIDAKAVVDILIPYLAAGMSAKE; this is encoded by the coding sequence ATGGCACCAAGAAGTACAACCAAAGACAAAATCTTAGATGTGGCTGAAGGCTTATTTGCTGAGCACGGTTTTAATGACACCTCTTTACGCACGATTACGAGTAAAGCCAATGTCAATCTTGCTTCAGTGAACTACCACTTTGGCGATAAGAAGACTCTGGTTCGTGCGGTACTCAATCGTTACTTAGAAGCATTTATGCCAGCATTGCAAGATGCACTTGTGAACTTAAATTTGAACGAAACGTACTCTATGAGTGACGTGTTTGAGTCTTTAAGACAGCCATTAAGGGCACTCAATGATGTAAGGCCAAATGGTACGAGCCGATTTATGTTACTCATCGGTCGAGGTTATACGGATGTGCAAGGTCACTTGCGTTGGTTCATTACAACTCGCTACAGCGAAGTACTGACTCTGTTTACCAACTCAGTAATGAAAGCCAACCCAAACCTCACTCAAGAACAGTTATTTTGGCGATTGCACTTCACCCTAGGGACTTGTGTATTCACCATGGCATCTAGCCAGGCTCTAATAGAAATTGCAGAGAATGACTATGACAGAAAGATAGATGCTAAGGCAGTGGTCGATATTCTTATTCCATATTTGGCCGCAGGCATGTCAGCAAAAGAATAA